DNA sequence from the Actinomycetota bacterium genome:
CGTCATCGATAAGAATGTCTTGAAAATACTTGAAATCGTCGGAATAACAAAGCTCGTACAAGCCTTTGCGCTCTATTCATCACTCGATGAAGCCCTCGCGGATATGTCTGGAGACAAAAGTGGTTAAGAAAGAGTCCGTTCTCGAAAAAGAACTCAGGCTGGATAGCCACACCAAGAACCTCTCTTTAATAAGAGAAGAGGTGGAGGCGATGGCCGCTGCTTGCGGTTTCGATGAGAACGAGTTATATCAGCTGAAGGTGGCGGTGAGCGAGGCCGCGGCCAACGCTATAGAGCATGGTTCGCCGCAGGGCGAGCAGAGCCATATTAAGGTATCCATCACATGCGATTCCGAAAGAATATCGATAGAGGTCATCGATGAAGGCGTTTTCAAAGCCCGCTTGCCGGTGACGGACGGTAGGCCGAGCCATCGAGGCCGAGGTATTTTCTTGATGACCGCACTAATGGATGAAGTAAACATCACCGAAGGCCTGACCGGCACCAAGGTTCGTTTGGTCAAGGTAAAAAACAAAGCCATGCTCGATGTGGCGGAGCCGAGCACCGCGTAATATTTCCCAAACCTCCATTGCTACCGCCATTCCATGGCCTTCCCGGGCTTACTATTACGGGCGTCATTATAATCCGTTGCGCTTGTTGTTGAAAGGCACGATAAGATATTTACATTTATGGTTCCCATGTTATGGTATATGCGGTGATGTGTGGTGGTAGCCGGATATGTCGAACTCTATAAAAAGGGAATACTTGAGGCAAGGGCCGAGAAAGCGCTTGCGGCTCTTGAGGTTTGTGAGCTGTGTCCCTGGGCGTGCGGCGTCGACCGGACGGCGGGCGATAAAGGAGTCTGCTGTACTGGGCGGGATGCTATCGTAAGCAGCTTTGGGCCGCACTTTGGGGAGGAGCGCCCACTGGTCGGGCGGGGAGGCTCGGGCACTATCTTTTTTGCGTCATGCAACATGCGCTGCCTCTTTTGCCAGAACTACGATATCAGCCGGCTTCGCCATGGTCGCGCGGCGAGTGCGGACCAGCTTGCGAAGATGATGCTCGATTTGCGGGATAGCGGCTGCCATAATATAAACTTTGTGACGCCAAGTCATGTAATTGCCCAGATACTCGAGGCGCTGGTAATCGCGGCTCGGCGGGGTTTAGGGGCGCCGCTCGTCTACAACACGGGCGGCTACGACAGCCTCGAGGCTTTGGCGTTGCTCGACGGCGTGGTCGACATATATATGCCGGACATCAAGTATATGGACGCTGCTACCGCCAAGCGCTTGTCGGGCATCAAGGATTACCCGGGGGTCGTCAAAGCCGCCGTAAAGGAGATGCACCGCCAAGTCGGTGACCTTGTTGTCGATGAGCGAGGCATAGCGGTGCGCGGGCTTCTTGTACGCCACCTCGTGCTGCCGGAAGGGCTTGCGGGTTCGCCCGAGGCCATGAAGTTTCTTGCCGAAGAGGTGTCGAAAGACACCTACGTCAACGTGATGGACCAGTATTACCCGTGCTACAAGGCGCATGACAACCCGCCGCTCGACAGAAGGATTACGAAGGAGGAGTTCACGGCGGCGGTCGACGCAGCGCTCGCGGCTGGTTTGACCAGGCTCGACCACCTCGAACCACGCGCCGGGCGATTCCGCGGCGACGAGAATGATTGAGACAGGCAGCCTAATCGCACTTGATTTTCAACCTTGGTCTTGCTAAAGTTTATATGCCGAATCCTGGCGTGGTTGCTTCTGCAAGTGATGCGCGAGGATTTAAATTATTCAGACGCGACAATCGCATATCGGGCCCTTAGCTCAGCTGGTCAGAGCAGGGGACTCATAATCCCTTGGTC
Encoded proteins:
- a CDS encoding ATP-binding protein; this translates as MVKKESVLEKELRLDSHTKNLSLIREEVEAMAAACGFDENELYQLKVAVSEAAANAIEHGSPQGEQSHIKVSITCDSERISIEVIDEGVFKARLPVTDGRPSHRGRGIFLMTALMDEVNITEGLTGTKVRLVKVKNKAMLDVAEPSTA
- a CDS encoding radical SAM protein, with the translated sequence MVAGYVELYKKGILEARAEKALAALEVCELCPWACGVDRTAGDKGVCCTGRDAIVSSFGPHFGEERPLVGRGGSGTIFFASCNMRCLFCQNYDISRLRHGRAASADQLAKMMLDLRDSGCHNINFVTPSHVIAQILEALVIAARRGLGAPLVYNTGGYDSLEALALLDGVVDIYMPDIKYMDAATAKRLSGIKDYPGVVKAAVKEMHRQVGDLVVDERGIAVRGLLVRHLVLPEGLAGSPEAMKFLAEEVSKDTYVNVMDQYYPCYKAHDNPPLDRRITKEEFTAAVDAALAAGLTRLDHLEPRAGRFRGDEND